A window from Nocardioides mesophilus encodes these proteins:
- the gnd gene encoding phosphogluconate dehydrogenase (NAD(+)-dependent, decarboxylating) translates to MELGLIGLGKMGGNMRERIRRAGHTVVGFDRNPDVSDVDSMEALVEALPSPRVVWVMVPSGEPTQKTVEALGDLLDEGDIVIDGGNSRWTDDIAHADLLAEKGIGFVDCGVSGGIWGLENGYALMAGGDPAHIKTVQPIFDALKPPGEFGWVHAGKVGAGHFSKMVHNGIEYALMQSYAEGWELLQKADMVDNVTEVYRSWREGTVIRSWLLDLLVAALDEDEALAGIRGYAEDSGEGRWTVEAGIEHAVATPAITAALYARFVSRQDDSPAMKAVAAMRNQFGGHAVHTDAPPKTSDTPSTPGG, encoded by the coding sequence ATGGAGCTCGGACTGATCGGCTTGGGCAAGATGGGCGGCAACATGCGCGAGCGGATCCGCCGCGCAGGCCACACCGTCGTCGGCTTCGACCGCAACCCCGACGTCAGCGACGTCGACAGCATGGAGGCCCTCGTCGAGGCGCTGCCCTCGCCGAGGGTGGTCTGGGTGATGGTGCCCTCGGGCGAACCCACCCAGAAGACCGTCGAGGCGCTCGGCGACCTGCTCGACGAGGGCGACATCGTCATCGACGGCGGCAACTCCCGCTGGACCGACGACATCGCCCACGCCGACCTGCTCGCCGAGAAGGGCATCGGCTTCGTCGACTGCGGCGTCTCCGGCGGCATCTGGGGCCTGGAGAACGGCTACGCGCTGATGGCCGGCGGCGACCCGGCCCACATCAAGACCGTCCAGCCGATCTTCGACGCCCTCAAGCCGCCCGGCGAGTTCGGTTGGGTGCACGCCGGCAAGGTCGGCGCGGGGCACTTCTCCAAGATGGTCCACAACGGCATCGAGTACGCCCTCATGCAGTCCTACGCCGAGGGCTGGGAGCTGCTGCAGAAGGCCGACATGGTGGACAACGTCACCGAGGTCTACCGCTCCTGGCGCGAGGGCACGGTCATCCGCTCCTGGCTGCTGGACCTGCTGGTAGCCGCCCTCGACGAGGACGAGGCGCTGGCCGGCATCCGTGGCTACGCCGAGGACTCCGGCGAGGGCCGCTGGACGGTCGAGGCCGGCATCGAGCACGCCGTGGCCACCCCGGCCATCACCGCCGCGCTCTACGCCCGGTTCGTCTCCCGCCAGGACGACAGCCCGGCGATGAAGGCGGTCGCGGCGATGCGCAACCAGTTCGGCGGCCACGCGGTGCACACCGACGCCCCGCCCAAGACCAGCGACACCCCCAGCACGCCCGGAGGCTGA
- the recF gene encoding DNA replication/repair protein RecF (All proteins in this family for which functions are known are DNA-binding proteins that assist the filamentation of RecA onto DNA for the initiation of recombination or recombinational repair.): protein MHVVHLSLHDFRSYATAEVALGPGVTAFVGRNGHGKTNLVEAVDYVARLSSHRVAGDAALVRFGAERAVVRLAVVRDERQAVLEVEINPGKSNRARINRSPLPRAREILGMVRTVLFSPEDLTLVKGDPGDRRRFLDDLLVQRAPRYAGVRSDYDRVLKQRNTLLKTAGLARRGGPGSSRGESALATLGVWDSHLARTGSELLAARIALVEALKPLVGTAYEAVARGATRDDATLEYRPSLELPEHEPQAPDRAVLAAALLAEVERRRDDELDRGISLVGPHRDELALRLGPLPVKGYASHGESWSFALALRLASYDLLRASGDDPILILDDVFAELDTERRERLAELVAGAEQVLVTAAVPEDLPRALDGVRVDVVEGQVGARVE from the coding sequence GTGCACGTCGTCCACCTGTCCCTGCACGACTTCCGGTCCTACGCCACCGCCGAGGTCGCGCTCGGGCCGGGCGTGACCGCCTTCGTCGGGCGCAACGGGCACGGCAAGACCAACCTGGTCGAGGCGGTCGACTACGTCGCGCGGCTCTCCTCGCACCGGGTGGCCGGCGACGCCGCGCTGGTCCGGTTCGGGGCCGAGCGGGCGGTGGTCCGGCTGGCCGTGGTGCGCGACGAGCGGCAGGCCGTGCTCGAGGTGGAGATCAACCCCGGCAAGTCCAACCGCGCCCGGATCAACCGGTCGCCCCTGCCCCGGGCCCGCGAGATCCTCGGCATGGTCCGCACCGTGCTCTTCTCCCCCGAGGACCTGACCCTGGTCAAGGGCGACCCGGGCGACCGGCGCCGGTTCCTCGACGACCTGCTGGTGCAGCGTGCCCCGCGGTACGCCGGCGTCCGCTCGGACTACGACCGGGTCCTCAAGCAGCGCAACACGCTCCTCAAGACGGCCGGCCTGGCTCGCCGCGGCGGCCCCGGGAGCAGCCGCGGCGAGTCGGCCCTGGCCACCCTCGGGGTCTGGGACTCCCACCTGGCCCGCACCGGCTCGGAGCTGCTCGCGGCCCGGATCGCGCTGGTGGAGGCGCTCAAGCCGCTGGTCGGGACCGCCTACGAGGCGGTCGCCCGCGGCGCCACCCGTGACGATGCGACGCTGGAGTACCGCCCCTCCTTGGAGCTGCCGGAGCACGAGCCGCAGGCCCCGGACCGGGCGGTGCTCGCGGCGGCGCTGCTCGCCGAGGTGGAGCGCCGCCGCGACGACGAGCTCGACCGCGGGATCAGCCTGGTGGGCCCGCACCGCGACGAGCTGGCGCTGAGGCTCGGCCCGTTGCCGGTCAAGGGCTACGCCAGCCACGGCGAGTCCTGGTCCTTCGCGCTGGCGCTCCGACTCGCTTCCTACGACCTCCTCCGCGCGTCCGGCGACGACCCGATCCTGATCCTCGACGACGTCTTCGCCGAGCTCGACACCGAGCGGCGCGAGCGGCTCGCGGAGCTGGTGGCCGGCGCCGAGCAGGTGCTGGTCACCGCGGCCGTGCCCGAGGACCTGCCGCGGGCCCTCGACGGGGTGCGGGTCGACGTGGTCGAGGGGCAGGTGGGCGCCCGTGTCGAGTGA
- a CDS encoding DUF721 domain-containing protein, translating into MSSEQEPQPPEPPLLPAPMPPAGEEHDDAGLDLARSIARGMAGTRRTTKKKYPARPGSRPARSDPKASGAHPDDRDPQLLDSTIGRLIADQGWATDVRVHGVFTRWEHLVGAEVAQHCTPEGFDDGKLVVRTDSTAWATEMKLLAPTVLRRLNQELGDGTVRIIDVTGPRLPHWKKGRLSVRDGRGPRDTYG; encoded by the coding sequence GTGTCGAGTGAGCAGGAGCCCCAACCCCCGGAGCCGCCGCTCCTGCCGGCGCCGATGCCGCCGGCCGGCGAGGAGCACGACGACGCCGGGCTCGACCTCGCCCGGAGCATCGCCCGCGGGATGGCCGGCACCCGGCGTACGACCAAGAAGAAGTACCCCGCCCGCCCGGGCAGCCGCCCGGCGCGCTCGGACCCGAAGGCCTCCGGCGCGCACCCCGACGACCGCGACCCGCAGCTGCTCGACAGCACGATCGGGCGGCTGATCGCCGACCAGGGCTGGGCGACCGACGTCCGGGTGCACGGCGTCTTCACCCGCTGGGAGCACCTGGTCGGCGCCGAGGTGGCCCAGCACTGCACGCCCGAGGGGTTCGACGACGGCAAGCTCGTCGTCCGCACCGACTCCACCGCCTGGGCCACCGAGATGAAGCTGCTGGCGCCCACGGTGCTGCGCCGGCTGAACCAGGAGCTCGGCGACGGCACGGTCCGGATCATCGACGTCACCGGGCCCCGGTTGCCGCACTGGAAGAAGGGCCGGCTCTCGGTGCGGGACGGGCGCGGCCCTCGCGACACCTACGGCTGA